The following proteins come from a genomic window of Salvia hispanica cultivar TCC Black 2014 chromosome 4, UniMelb_Shisp_WGS_1.0, whole genome shotgun sequence:
- the LOC125185333 gene encoding probable phytol kinase 2, chloroplastic, translating to MLCWPLFSSGHAGAVVASLIPSMNVVNMLLLGSGIRKDDATVKSMTRTNDHRELLKGPLCYISALTLVTAFYWRTSPIAIAVFCNLCAGDGVADIIGRRLGHKKLPYNRDKSVAGTVAMACAGFLASVGYMLYFSGLGYIEASFELVIKFMVVSIASALVESHPKSTQLDDNFTVPLAVFLLGTLLF from the exons ATGCTTTGCTGGCCTCTGTTCAg TTCTGGTCATGCTGGAGCAGTTGTAGCATCTCTCATTCCTAGTATGAATGTCGTCAACATGCTTCTTTTGGGATCCGGGATACGGAAGGACGATGCAACTGTCAAGTCGATGACTAGGACCAATGACCATAG GGAGCTACTGAAGGGGCCGTTGTGTTATATTTCTGCACTGACACTTGTCACCGCATTCTACTGGCGAACGTCTCCTATCGCGATTGCAGTATTCTGCAACCTGTGTGCTGGTGATG GAGTGGCTGACATTATTGGGAGGCGGTTAGGGCACAAAAAACTTCCCTACAACAGAGACAAGTCCGTGGCTGGTACTGTCGCGATGGCATGTGCCGGTTTCTTGGCTTCTGTTGG ATACATGCTCTACTTTTCGGGGTTGGGCTACATTGAAGCAAGCTTTGAATTGGTGATTAAGTTTATGGTAGTGTCCATTGCTTCTGCATTAGTTGAATCTCACCCTAAAAGCACTCAACTTGATGACAATTTCACAGTACCATTGGCTGTCTTCTTGCTTGGCACTTTGCTCTTTTGA